Proteins encoded in a region of the Enterococcus gilvus ATCC BAA-350 genome:
- a CDS encoding PTS sugar transporter subunit IIA, which produces MQVITKELVDLSIDADSKMTAINILADRINQAGRLHEHAGYVESVVNRENLTTTGIGFGIAIPHGKSSHVKETTVAFGRLTNKIDWQSLDGEGVGLVFLLAVPEECQGDQHLKIIAGLSRKLVHQEFRETLAHATSDQEIVDLLNDSLASVVA; this is translated from the coding sequence ATGCAAGTGATTACGAAAGAATTAGTAGATCTATCGATAGACGCAGATTCAAAAATGACTGCGATCAATATATTAGCAGATCGTATCAACCAGGCGGGACGTTTACATGAGCATGCAGGCTATGTAGAAAGTGTGGTAAATCGAGAAAACTTAACAACTACTGGAATTGGTTTTGGCATCGCCATTCCTCATGGGAAAAGTTCTCATGTTAAAGAAACGACCGTCGCTTTTGGACGATTGACTAATAAAATAGATTGGCAGAGTTTGGATGGTGAAGGGGTCGGGCTTGTCTTTTTATTAGCTGTTCCAGAAGAATGTCAAGGCGATCAACACCTGAAAATAATCGCTGGGTTATCAAGAAAGTTGGTTCATCAAGAATTCAGAGAAACATTGGCGCACGCAACGAGTGATCAAGAGATCGTGGACTTGCTGAATGACAGTCTGGCTAGCGTAGTCGCTTAG
- a CDS encoding BglG family transcription antiterminator — MKGLNSRQTKLLHLLVQNEHYLPVSFYSEKLGKSNRTLYSDLKKIQLLLEKEPLVLEKKPRVGILLKGTVEEKMHFLEQHIGVNTEEAVGSQERQWEIVKQLVINEETVTQQMLSQQFHVSPSSIVSDLEKIIENYRLTLAATKQGTKVVGNEEEIQNSLFRFCEDYLDTHRVDTEHLFNKESKDLLGYFFPQQLVALVFQQITEWRSQTAFCFPGHYVKSLMIRLLVFCFRLTRGKHIEEKEFLFDQIKLIDTYLIANELVVRVSDTFAVTYDEEDISYVNRQLVGYGVKLNSKSHKSYERYAESIKKIIKNMSEIMQVDFVADTQLKERFASHFVPMIYRLKMGIVITNPLVDEIRSQYAITFSATWYALANAEEKLGVHFNDEEVALVAMYFQVSLEKSQNGKKILIVCPNGVGTSELIFNKIKRILPAQDIAEITTLDKLYKKNLDNVDLIISSIKLESVNKPIIQVSTLVTQEDIKNITALYSNLFYSEESEEAENLAFPFLKKVIDVAYIYTKKHFSDKQTCLNWLIDKLEKGEIVTRGFRKEVFDRETIGETALATGVAIPHASPQNVLQTKIVIVTLTKPITWDKRKVHSILLMCIAKSDRTLVRGVMTDIHKIVQSEKQLKSIFGDREAVEIYNDIIGR, encoded by the coding sequence ATGAAAGGGTTGAACTCACGGCAAACCAAATTACTTCACTTACTGGTTCAAAATGAGCATTATTTGCCAGTGTCTTTCTACTCTGAGAAGTTAGGAAAATCAAATCGGACGCTCTATTCTGACTTGAAGAAGATCCAACTTTTATTGGAGAAAGAACCGCTTGTTTTAGAAAAAAAGCCGCGTGTTGGTATTTTGCTAAAAGGAACAGTAGAAGAAAAAATGCACTTTCTAGAGCAGCACATTGGAGTGAACACGGAAGAAGCTGTTGGCTCACAGGAGCGGCAATGGGAGATCGTCAAACAGTTAGTAATCAACGAAGAGACCGTGACGCAGCAAATGCTCTCTCAGCAGTTTCATGTAAGTCCAAGTTCGATCGTGAGCGATTTAGAAAAAATCATTGAGAACTATCGTTTAACGCTAGCAGCTACGAAGCAAGGGACAAAAGTTGTAGGAAACGAGGAGGAGATTCAAAATAGCTTATTTCGTTTTTGTGAAGATTACTTAGACACTCATCGAGTCGATACAGAGCATCTTTTTAATAAAGAATCGAAAGACTTGTTGGGATACTTCTTTCCACAACAGTTAGTAGCGCTTGTGTTCCAGCAAATTACGGAATGGAGAAGTCAAACGGCTTTCTGTTTTCCAGGTCATTACGTAAAGTCGTTGATGATCCGTCTGTTGGTGTTCTGCTTCCGTTTGACTAGAGGCAAGCACATTGAAGAAAAGGAATTTCTATTTGATCAAATTAAATTGATTGATACGTATTTGATCGCCAATGAATTAGTTGTGCGGGTATCAGACACGTTCGCTGTCACGTATGACGAAGAAGATATCTCCTACGTCAATCGTCAACTGGTCGGTTACGGTGTAAAGCTAAACAGTAAAAGTCATAAGAGCTATGAAAGGTACGCGGAATCAATCAAAAAGATCATTAAAAACATGAGTGAGATCATGCAGGTTGATTTTGTGGCTGACACACAATTAAAAGAACGTTTTGCCAGCCATTTTGTTCCAATGATCTATCGATTAAAGATGGGAATCGTCATCACAAATCCGTTGGTCGATGAAATTCGAAGCCAATATGCCATCACCTTTAGTGCCACTTGGTATGCACTCGCCAATGCTGAAGAAAAGTTGGGCGTTCATTTCAACGATGAAGAAGTGGCGTTGGTAGCCATGTATTTTCAAGTCTCGCTTGAGAAAAGTCAAAACGGTAAAAAGATTTTGATTGTCTGTCCCAATGGGGTAGGAACATCGGAATTGATTTTCAATAAGATCAAACGAATTTTGCCCGCACAAGATATCGCGGAGATTACGACGCTCGATAAGCTATATAAGAAAAATTTGGATAATGTTGATTTGATAATTTCCTCTATCAAATTAGAAAGTGTCAATAAGCCGATCATTCAGGTCTCTACCTTAGTCACTCAAGAAGACATCAAAAATATCACGGCCCTTTATTCGAATTTATTCTATTCAGAAGAATCTGAAGAAGCTGAAAACTTGGCATTTCCATTTTTAAAAAAGGTCATTGATGTTGCGTATATCTATACGAAAAAGCATTTTTCGGATAAGCAAACGTGCTTGAATTGGTTGATCGATAAGCTGGAAAAAGGGGAGATCGTCACACGTGGGTTTCGCAAAGAAGTATTTGATCGAGAAACGATTGGTGAGACCGCGTTAGCAACGGGGGTAGCGATCCCGCACGCATCACCGCAAAATGTTTTGCAGACGAAGATCGTGATCGTCACTTTGACAAAGCCGATTACTTGGGATAAACGGAAAGTGCATTCGATCTTATTGATGTGCATTGCTAAAAGCGACCGGACCCTTGTACGAGGAGTGATGACAGACATTCATAAGATTGTTCAGTCGGAAAAACAGTTAAAAAGTATTTTTGGAGATAGAGAGGCAGTAGAAATTTATAACGATATTATCGGGAGGTAA
- a CDS encoding formate C-acetyltransferase, giving the protein MGTGVIDLEQNNANLVMKGNPRIQAMKSHLFKEKRQISLERALLYTESYRQTEGEPTIIRRAKAVAHILGSVEISIREGELLVGNRTVRPRSGILSPEMDPYWIMKEIDTIDTRPQDQFEFTEADKKIYREKLFPYWEKRSMKDFINGELTEEVSAALKEEVFKLNQTDKGQGHIIMDFPGILSRGIGSYLGKLDEKIKEDPDNLFYQAGKIIFIGMKDHFLRYGELAESLGKDEKEPKRRQELQRIAEMCRKLSIDKPESFYEALQLLWMTSIVGQYESNASSLSLGRMDHYLYPFYEASLNKGVDKEFLYEVLGDFYVKTNDVVLLRSESSAKCFAGFPTGYTVVLGGLDALGHTSVNPLSFVMLELYHEILLPQPNLSVRMNELIPRRFLLKTVETIRLGTGIPQLFNDDVCVPAFLSKGVSLDDARDYATVGCVETSIPGKTYGLHDIALFNLLRIMELSIYELRNESDLTYDQLVETIEKKIDYYVELVVKGSNIVDLGHRQYAPTPFLSVLINDCLENGKDVTEGGARYNFSGVQGIGEANLSDSMYVIKKMVFEKKEMRFSELVDALESNFTGDYAALQQHVIQDFEKFGNDDDELDIIAATFFRHYAKELEKYENVRGGQFIPGAYTVSAHIPLGEAVGATPDGRKAQEQLADGGLSPMVGRDHLGPTAVLKSVSKLDNFLTVNGSLLNLKFQPNTLKGQQGLNKFADFLLAFTKLKIQHVQFNVQSRETLLEAQKHPEKYSGLLVRVAGYSAFFVDLNKQIQDDIIARVEHQL; this is encoded by the coding sequence ATGGGAACAGGAGTTATTGATTTGGAACAAAACAATGCAAATCTCGTGATGAAAGGGAATCCACGGATTCAAGCAATGAAGAGTCATTTATTCAAAGAAAAGCGTCAGATTTCATTGGAACGCGCATTGCTTTATACGGAAAGTTATCGTCAAACAGAAGGTGAGCCTACCATCATTCGTCGCGCAAAGGCAGTCGCACATATTTTAGGGAGTGTTGAAATAAGCATTCGTGAAGGGGAATTGTTAGTCGGAAATCGAACGGTGCGTCCGAGATCAGGGATTCTTTCACCGGAAATGGACCCTTATTGGATCATGAAAGAAATCGATACGATCGATACACGACCGCAGGACCAATTTGAGTTTACAGAGGCGGATAAAAAAATCTACCGTGAAAAATTATTTCCATATTGGGAAAAGCGCTCAATGAAAGATTTCATCAATGGTGAGCTGACAGAAGAAGTAAGTGCAGCTTTGAAGGAGGAAGTTTTCAAATTAAATCAAACGGATAAGGGACAAGGGCACATTATTATGGATTTCCCCGGCATCCTATCACGTGGAATCGGCAGCTATCTTGGAAAGTTAGACGAGAAAATCAAGGAAGACCCGGATAACCTGTTTTACCAAGCTGGGAAAATCATTTTTATTGGGATGAAAGATCATTTCTTACGCTATGGGGAATTGGCGGAGTCTTTAGGAAAAGACGAGAAAGAACCAAAAAGACGTCAAGAACTGCAACGAATCGCTGAAATGTGCCGGAAACTAAGTATTGATAAGCCAGAATCCTTTTATGAGGCTCTTCAATTATTATGGATGACCAGTATCGTTGGACAGTATGAATCAAATGCATCTTCCCTTTCTTTGGGACGAATGGATCACTATTTATATCCATTTTACGAAGCCTCGCTAAATAAAGGCGTGGACAAAGAATTCCTTTACGAAGTGCTGGGTGATTTTTATGTGAAGACAAATGACGTAGTGCTTCTACGTTCTGAAAGCAGCGCAAAATGCTTCGCTGGATTTCCTACTGGCTATACCGTTGTTCTAGGTGGGCTAGATGCATTGGGACACACATCTGTTAATCCGCTGTCGTTCGTGATGTTGGAACTTTACCATGAGATCCTGTTGCCGCAGCCAAACTTGTCAGTGAGAATGAACGAATTGATCCCTCGCCGGTTTTTACTAAAAACGGTGGAAACGATTCGTTTGGGAACAGGTATCCCTCAATTATTCAACGACGATGTCTGTGTTCCCGCATTTTTGAGTAAAGGCGTATCGCTCGACGACGCGCGAGACTATGCAACGGTGGGCTGTGTGGAGACTTCGATTCCTGGAAAGACTTACGGTCTCCACGATATTGCACTTTTTAATCTGCTTCGGATCATGGAGTTGAGTATCTATGAATTGAGAAACGAGTCGGATTTGACCTATGACCAATTAGTCGAAACGATTGAAAAGAAAATCGATTACTATGTGGAGTTGGTAGTTAAAGGATCGAATATCGTGGATTTGGGTCATCGGCAATACGCGCCTACCCCATTTTTATCTGTCTTGATCAATGACTGTCTGGAAAATGGAAAGGATGTCACAGAAGGCGGTGCTCGTTACAACTTTTCCGGAGTGCAGGGCATTGGAGAAGCCAACTTGAGTGACTCGATGTATGTCATCAAGAAAATGGTTTTTGAGAAGAAGGAAATGCGCTTTAGTGAGTTAGTGGATGCATTAGAGTCTAATTTTACAGGTGACTATGCTGCGCTGCAACAGCATGTGATCCAGGATTTTGAAAAATTTGGAAACGACGATGACGAGCTGGATATCATTGCAGCAACATTCTTCCGACATTATGCCAAAGAATTAGAGAAATACGAGAATGTGCGTGGTGGACAGTTTATTCCTGGGGCCTATACCGTTTCAGCTCATATCCCACTAGGGGAAGCAGTGGGTGCGACTCCTGATGGTCGAAAAGCACAGGAACAATTAGCTGATGGCGGACTATCACCGATGGTCGGGCGCGATCATTTAGGGCCGACAGCGGTATTAAAGTCTGTCAGCAAGCTAGATAATTTCTTGACGGTGAATGGCAGCTTACTGAACCTAAAGTTTCAACCGAACACGTTGAAAGGACAGCAAGGCTTGAACAAATTTGCCGACTTTTTATTGGCGTTTACAAAGTTAAAAATTCAACACGTCCAATTCAATGTTCAATCAAGAGAAACGTTGTTAGAAGCTCAAAAACATCCTGAAAAATATTCGGGATTGCTGGTTCGCGTAGCTGGGTATAGCGCCTTTTTCGTTGATTTAAACAAACAAATTCAAGACGATATTATCGCACGTGTTGAACATCAATTGTAG
- a CDS encoding DeoR/GlpR family DNA-binding transcription regulator gives MKAAEIAQRRKEITELFYHQNELKVRELVKKFHVSDETIRKDLTYLAKEGIIEKLHGKATLVREKELAPVFQRTSQFAEKEALTQAALDCITSDDYTIGLDQGSTLALLAKKMGSLEKKQIFTSSLAAISQLALSQHKLFCFGGEYSPADMAFRNNGSEIYPDIQFDLCFFGSSGVKNRKGFCTSSLIDAEAKRRMLKKSTKKIVLLDHTKFEKTSLVQVAPWSSVDVVITSKKLPLDYKRMISAYAKLILV, from the coding sequence ATGAAGGCTGCAGAAATTGCGCAACGCCGCAAAGAAATCACGGAACTTTTCTATCATCAAAATGAGCTGAAAGTTCGTGAATTAGTGAAAAAGTTTCATGTCTCTGATGAAACCATTCGAAAAGACTTAACCTACCTAGCGAAGGAAGGCATTATAGAAAAGCTGCACGGCAAAGCCACGTTAGTTCGTGAAAAAGAATTGGCTCCTGTCTTCCAACGTACCTCACAATTTGCTGAGAAGGAAGCATTGACACAAGCCGCATTAGATTGCATTACTTCTGACGACTATACTATCGGCCTCGATCAGGGAAGCACCTTGGCACTTTTGGCAAAAAAAATGGGGTCCTTGGAAAAGAAACAGATTTTTACTAGCTCCCTTGCGGCCATCTCCCAACTTGCCCTCAGTCAACACAAACTCTTTTGTTTTGGCGGAGAATACTCTCCCGCAGATATGGCTTTTCGCAACAATGGCAGTGAGATATATCCCGATATTCAATTTGATCTTTGCTTTTTCGGCTCCAGCGGGGTCAAAAATCGCAAAGGCTTTTGTACATCGTCTTTGATTGACGCTGAAGCAAAACGTCGGATGCTAAAAAAATCTACAAAAAAAATCGTGCTTTTGGATCACACGAAATTTGAAAAAACTTCTCTCGTTCAAGTGGCTCCCTGGTCATCAGTAGATGTAGTCATTACTAGTAAAAAATTGCCTCTGGACTACAAGCGCATGATCAGTGCCTATGCGAAATTGATTTTAGTCTAG
- a CDS encoding peptidylprolyl isomerase: MKKKILLATAGLLSVIVLGACSGGSSQDIATMKGGKITVEDFYNEAKKEQSNQSLVRNMIIYKVFENAYGDKVSDKQIDKEYDKQEKQLGDSFESQLKSAGYTKKSYKDYLKQSLAFQEGLKAHVKITDKDTKAAWDSFHPEVTARIILASSEDEAKEIKKQLDDKGDFAKIAKEKSQDQTTKKDGGEIKFDSQSTNLPAEVKEAAFKLKDGEVSDVITAMDSSTYQSSYYIVKMEKNSSKGNDMDKYKKELKQIAEDTKMADQTFSSEVIAKELKKANVKIKDDSFENILSDFLTTNSSGKKATTESTK, translated from the coding sequence ATGAAGAAAAAGATTCTTTTAGCCACTGCTGGCTTACTTAGTGTAATTGTATTGGGGGCCTGTTCAGGTGGTTCTAGCCAGGACATCGCAACAATGAAAGGCGGAAAAATTACCGTCGAAGATTTTTATAACGAAGCGAAAAAAGAACAATCAAACCAAAGCTTAGTTCGCAACATGATCATCTATAAAGTATTTGAAAATGCTTATGGAGACAAAGTTTCAGATAAGCAAATCGACAAAGAGTACGACAAGCAAGAAAAACAATTGGGCGACAGCTTTGAAAGCCAATTAAAATCTGCTGGCTACACAAAGAAATCTTATAAAGATTACTTGAAACAATCATTGGCTTTCCAAGAAGGTTTGAAAGCTCATGTGAAAATCACTGATAAAGATACAAAAGCTGCTTGGGATTCCTTCCATCCAGAAGTGACTGCTCGCATCATTTTAGCAAGCAGTGAAGATGAAGCAAAAGAAATCAAAAAACAATTAGATGACAAAGGTGATTTCGCAAAAATCGCGAAAGAAAAATCACAAGATCAAACAACGAAAAAAGATGGCGGAGAGATCAAATTTGATTCTCAATCAACAAACCTGCCTGCTGAAGTAAAAGAAGCTGCTTTCAAATTGAAAGACGGCGAAGTTTCTGACGTGATCACTGCGATGGATTCATCAACTTACCAATCAAGTTACTACATTGTCAAAATGGAGAAAAATTCTTCTAAAGGCAACGACATGGATAAATACAAAAAAGAATTGAAACAAATCGCTGAAGATACAAAAATGGCGGATCAAACCTTCTCTTCTGAAGTAATTGCAAAAGAATTGAAGAAAGCAAACGTGAAAATCAAAGATGATTCATTCGAAAACATCTTATCTGATTTCTTAACTACAAATAGTTCAGGTAAAAAAGCAACAACTGAATCAACCAAATAG
- a CDS encoding NUDIX hydrolase, whose product MKKFASKEAEKDYYEHEADEAEFVAWYKEQDHPEYDKPSVTVDIVIMGYNKEEDQLKILLIQRRGNPYRNSWALPGGFVERNESTNDSVRRETAEETGLTIGRKSVEQLHTFSTPNRDPRGWVITVSYLAFIGQVPPTAGDDTQDARWFNLERHGETISLTSDDISIEIELEAGKSVGKDTLAFDHNEIIRKAFNRVLNKMDHEPLILQVLGEEFTITEARKVFAKFLGVDFKTVDHSNFKKAMLQYFDEIGERPVGIGRPSKIYRLKEEIGEKK is encoded by the coding sequence ATGAAAAAATTTGCCTCTAAAGAAGCAGAAAAAGATTATTATGAACACGAAGCAGACGAAGCTGAATTCGTTGCTTGGTATAAAGAACAAGATCATCCCGAATATGACAAGCCGTCAGTAACGGTCGATATCGTCATCATGGGGTATAACAAAGAAGAAGACCAATTAAAAATTTTATTGATCCAACGACGCGGCAATCCGTATCGCAATTCATGGGCATTACCCGGAGGCTTTGTCGAACGGAATGAATCCACGAATGATAGCGTTCGGCGTGAGACTGCTGAAGAAACGGGCTTAACGATTGGCCGGAAAAGTGTGGAACAGCTGCATACCTTTAGTACTCCGAACCGTGACCCTCGTGGTTGGGTAATTACGGTCAGTTATTTGGCCTTCATTGGGCAAGTCCCACCTACTGCTGGCGATGATACACAAGATGCCCGTTGGTTCAATCTTGAACGTCATGGTGAAACGATCAGCCTGACAAGTGATGATATTTCCATTGAGATCGAATTGGAAGCTGGGAAATCCGTCGGAAAAGATACGTTGGCCTTTGACCATAACGAAATCATTCGCAAAGCATTCAATCGAGTGTTAAATAAAATGGATCATGAACCTCTCATCCTGCAAGTATTGGGCGAAGAATTTACGATCACCGAAGCCCGTAAAGTGTTTGCGAAGTTTTTAGGTGTCGATTTCAAGACAGTCGATCATTCCAATTTTAAGAAAGCCATGCTGCAATATTTCGATGAAATCGGTGAACGTCCAGTCGGGATCGGACGTCCTTCAAAGATTTATCGCCTAAAAGAAGAGATCGGCGAAAAAAAATAA
- a CDS encoding glycyl-radical enzyme activating protein, whose product MKQGLVFNVQRYSVHDGGGIRTLVFLKGCPLRCPWCSNPESRKKVTPATWTKNGKTEQIGEWRTIDDLLEVVLKDEIFYRTSGGGVTLSGGEVLMQAEFATAFLKELHDLGIHTAIETTGCFPVERLKMLTPYVDQVLFDLKIMDRCEAKKVIGLETDTVRENMDYLLTQTHIQVIPRVPLIPEYTTNKENRQQLIHFLTKRKLTEVHLLPFHQYGSSKYDYLGWEYAMKEVQPLSTEEVRTIKEDFQCAGIHANIEGLD is encoded by the coding sequence ATGAAACAAGGATTGGTCTTTAATGTTCAACGGTATTCGGTTCACGATGGCGGCGGTATTCGAACACTGGTTTTCTTGAAAGGATGTCCTTTGCGTTGTCCGTGGTGCTCAAATCCTGAATCACGTAAAAAAGTAACACCCGCTACGTGGACAAAAAATGGGAAAACTGAACAGATTGGTGAGTGGCGCACCATAGACGATCTTTTGGAGGTTGTCTTGAAGGATGAAATTTTTTATCGGACATCTGGCGGCGGGGTCACGCTTTCTGGCGGTGAGGTGTTAATGCAGGCCGAGTTTGCGACGGCTTTTTTAAAAGAGCTGCACGATCTCGGTATTCATACAGCTATTGAAACGACGGGCTGTTTTCCAGTAGAGCGCTTAAAAATGCTTACACCGTATGTTGATCAAGTATTGTTTGATTTAAAGATCATGGACCGCTGTGAAGCAAAAAAAGTGATCGGTCTGGAAACAGACACAGTCAGAGAAAACATGGACTATCTTTTGACGCAAACGCACATCCAAGTGATTCCTCGAGTTCCGTTGATTCCTGAATACACGACGAATAAAGAAAATCGGCAGCAGCTTATTCACTTTTTAACAAAACGTAAACTAACAGAGGTTCATCTATTGCCCTTTCATCAGTACGGCAGCAGTAAATATGATTATTTAGGGTGGGAATACGCGATGAAGGAGGTTCAACCGTTAAGCACGGAAGAAGTGAGAACTATTAAGGAGGACTTCCAATGTGCTGGAATCCATGCCAATATTGAAGGGTTAGACTGA
- the rlmN gene encoding 23S rRNA (adenine(2503)-C(2))-methyltransferase RlmN yields MDKPSIYGLRREELVEWFLEHGEKKFRATQVWEWLYRSRVSEFAEMSNLSKQTIALLEENFIINPLKQLVVQEASDGTVKYLFELPDHLMIETVLMRQEYGLSVCVTTQVGCNIGCTFCASGLLKKQRDLTAGEIVAQIMLVQHYFDERGEEERVSHVVVMGIGEPFDNYNNVMDFLHVINDDKGMAIGARHITVSTSGLVPKIKKFAENGLQVNLAISLHAPNNEVRSSIMRINRSFPIEKLMDAVDYYIEETNRRVTFEYIMLSGVNDRPDHAQQLADLMKDKKKLVYVNLIPYNPVSEHDQYSRSSKADVLRFYDVLKKNGINCVIRKEHGTDIDAACGQLRSKQMKKAASK; encoded by the coding sequence TTGGATAAACCCTCAATTTATGGTTTAAGAAGAGAAGAATTAGTCGAATGGTTTTTAGAACACGGGGAAAAGAAATTCCGTGCAACACAAGTTTGGGAATGGCTTTATCGCAGCCGTGTCAGTGAGTTTGCAGAAATGAGCAATCTTTCAAAACAAACAATTGCTTTGTTAGAGGAAAATTTTATCATCAATCCGTTAAAACAATTGGTCGTGCAGGAAGCTAGCGACGGGACGGTCAAGTATTTATTTGAACTACCGGATCATTTAATGATCGAAACGGTCTTGATGCGCCAAGAATACGGGTTGTCTGTCTGTGTGACGACTCAAGTTGGCTGTAATATTGGCTGCACATTTTGTGCTTCTGGGTTATTAAAGAAACAGCGGGATTTAACGGCAGGCGAGATCGTCGCACAGATCATGCTCGTGCAGCACTATTTCGATGAACGCGGCGAAGAAGAACGTGTCTCACACGTTGTTGTTATGGGCATCGGAGAACCCTTCGATAATTACAACAATGTGATGGATTTTCTGCATGTCATCAACGACGACAAGGGAATGGCCATTGGCGCGCGCCATATTACGGTCTCAACAAGCGGCTTAGTACCAAAAATCAAAAAATTTGCGGAAAATGGTTTACAGGTCAATTTGGCCATCTCATTGCATGCACCAAACAATGAAGTTCGTTCATCCATCATGCGAATCAACCGCAGCTTCCCAATCGAAAAATTGATGGACGCAGTGGATTATTATATAGAAGAAACCAATCGTCGTGTAACATTTGAATACATTATGCTCTCTGGAGTAAACGACCGTCCAGATCATGCACAGCAATTAGCCGATTTGATGAAGGACAAGAAAAAACTGGTTTACGTAAACTTGATTCCTTACAACCCGGTTAGTGAACACGACCAATATTCTCGAAGTAGTAAAGCAGATGTTCTGCGTTTTTACGATGTCTTGAAAAAGAACGGAATCAATTGTGTCATTCGAAAAGAACATGGTACAGACATCGATGCCGCCTGCGGACAACTACGTAGTAAGCAAATGAAAAAAGCAGCCTCAAAATAA
- a CDS encoding PTS fructose transporter subunit EIIC yields the protein MIELLKGTRKNLMTGVSYMIPFVVAGGILLALSVLLSGDASVPDKGWLADIATIGITGLGMMVPILSGYIAFSMVDRPGLAPGIIGGLIASNIGAGFLGGILSGILAGIVVFYLKKIKLPSSLRSLGPIFIIPLFGTLVVGTLMYWVIGQPIAALMTALTKWLESMGTGNLVVLGLILGAMIASDMGGPINKVAFSFGSAMVGTINPATGLPSETALTIMAGIGAAICIPPLAMGLATIVAPKKFTVEERNSGKAAIVMGMVGISEGAIPFAAADPLRCIPANMIGSAIGAAIAMVLGAGNPAPWGGWIVAPVAQNPLVYILGTVIGSVITAGIVIALKKPVVEESSQAVGIGDDFDLDIEIM from the coding sequence ATGATTGAATTATTAAAAGGTACTAGAAAAAATTTGATGACTGGCGTCTCGTATATGATTCCTTTTGTTGTCGCGGGCGGTATCTTGTTAGCATTGAGTGTTTTGCTGTCCGGAGACGCCTCCGTTCCAGATAAAGGCTGGTTGGCTGACATTGCTACTATTGGTATCACGGGATTAGGTATGATGGTCCCTATCTTGTCTGGGTATATCGCCTTTTCAATGGTCGATCGTCCCGGGCTGGCACCAGGGATTATTGGCGGATTGATCGCCAGTAATATTGGTGCAGGATTCTTAGGAGGAATATTATCCGGGATTCTCGCAGGGATCGTCGTCTTTTATTTAAAGAAAATCAAGTTGCCATCAAGCTTGCGTTCATTAGGACCAATTTTTATCATTCCATTGTTTGGTACACTGGTTGTCGGTACATTGATGTATTGGGTGATTGGTCAGCCGATCGCGGCCTTGATGACAGCGTTGACCAAGTGGTTAGAATCAATGGGAACGGGAAATTTAGTTGTACTGGGATTGATTTTAGGTGCGATGATCGCTTCAGATATGGGTGGACCGATTAATAAAGTGGCCTTTAGTTTTGGCTCTGCGATGGTAGGGACGATCAATCCTGCGACAGGCTTGCCTAGTGAAACTGCTTTGACGATCATGGCTGGGATCGGTGCAGCTATCTGTATTCCGCCGCTTGCGATGGGATTAGCGACGATCGTTGCACCGAAGAAGTTTACAGTGGAGGAGCGGAACTCTGGAAAAGCAGCCATTGTCATGGGGATGGTAGGTATTTCAGAAGGAGCCATTCCCTTCGCGGCAGCTGACCCGCTGCGCTGCATTCCGGCGAATATGATAGGAAGTGCCATTGGTGCAGCTATTGCGATGGTCTTAGGTGCTGGAAACCCGGCACCATGGGGTGGATGGATCGTTGCTCCCGTTGCTCAAAATCCATTGGTCTATATCTTAGGCACAGTCATCGGCTCAGTAATTACCGCAGGCATCGTGATTGCCTTGAAGAAGCCCGTTGTTGAAGAATCAAGTCAAGCAGTGGGAATCGGGGATGACTTCGACCTAGATATCGAGATCATGTAA
- a CDS encoding PTS fructose-like transporter subunit IIB has protein sequence MKLVAVTACPSGVAHTYLAAESLEVAAKKNNVDIHVETQGSIGIENELTMEQITGADVVILTNNIGIKNEERFKGKPVVRVSAGDCINKGEAIVKKIQQKLAK, from the coding sequence ATGAAATTAGTTGCTGTAACGGCTTGTCCGTCAGGAGTGGCACACACCTATCTTGCTGCTGAAAGCTTAGAGGTTGCTGCTAAAAAAAATAATGTAGACATTCATGTAGAAACACAAGGGTCGATCGGTATCGAGAACGAGTTGACGATGGAGCAGATCACTGGTGCGGATGTAGTGATTCTGACAAATAATATCGGGATCAAGAACGAAGAGCGCTTCAAAGGGAAACCGGTCGTGCGTGTGAGCGCAGGGGACTGTATCAATAAAGGAGAAGCAATCGTCAAAAAAATTCAGCAGAAATTAGCAAAATAG